Part of the Candidatus Kryptoniota bacterium genome is shown below.
AATGGTCCTGGGTGGAGCCACGGCCGAATGGAAATCATCAAGACTGGTACTTTTTCGGCTACGGTCATGAATATAAAAAAGAACTCGGCGATTATGTCAAGGTCGCTGGAAGAATTCCGATGCCGCCGCGATATGCATTCGGCACGTGGTGGTCCAGATACTGGGCATACACGGACGAAGAGCTGAAAGGCTTGGTAAATCAATTCTCGGCTTTCAATCTCCCGCTCGACGTGCTGGTCGTGGATATGGACTGGCATCAGACATTCGATCTTCGCTGGTCCCGGTCAGTAGTTGACCAGGCAGGACAGGCGAAAGGTTGGACAGGCTACTCATGGGACAAAATCCTCTTCCCTGATCCTGCGGATTTCATGAAGTGGTGCAAGAACCGCGGGCTCAAGCTCACCTTCAACTTGCATCCCGCAGCAGGAATCGAACCGTGGGAAGATCATTACCCTGCGATGGCCTTGGCGATGGGTATAGATCCGGCAACAAAAAAGTATGTCCCGTTCGACATCACCGATAAAACATTCGCGGAAAACTATTTCAAGATAATCATCGATCCGCTCGAAAGAGAAGGAGTCGATTTCTGGTGGATGGATTGGCAGCAGTGGGACACAACAAGAATTCACGGACTCAATCCGACATGGTGGATCAACTACGCGTTTTATACGCATATGGAACGTGAGGATAATGAGAGACCCATGATACTTTCGAGATGGGGCGGGCTCGGCGACCATCGCTACGAAATCGGTTTTTCGGGAGATGTCATCACGGATTGGTCGTCGCTTGCATTTCAACCGTACTTTACTTCCACAGCGGCAAATGTCGGCTTCGGTTATTGGAGCCATGATATCGGTGGACACATTCCCGGGACGGTTTCACCCGAATTATATACGAGGTGGGTGCAGTGGGGCGCATTCAGTCCCATCCTGCGCACACACACAACGCGGAACGCGGAATCCGAGAGGCGTATCTGGGCATTTCCTTATCCGTATTTTAATGCGATGAAAGATGCCATTGAGTTGAGGCGGTCACTCATGCCTTATATTTACACAGCGGCACGCGAGACGTATGATACAGGTATCTCATTGGTACACCCGCTTTATTATGATTATCCCGATCAACCGGAATCTTACTCTTTCGAGGACGAGTACATGTTTGGTGATGACATCATGGTGGCGCCCGTTGTCGGTCCAATGGCCGGGGACACGCTTCTCACACTCCAAGATGTCTGGATTCCGCCGGGAAGCTGGATTGAATGGTACAGCGGGAGAAAATTTGTGGGTCCCGCTGTCGTCAAACGGAGATTTGCTATCGATGAAATTCCGGTCTACGTGAAGCAGGGTTCAATAATTCCTGCCACTGACCAGACGTCACATAATTTGTTGAAGCCAATTGACCAAATCACTCTCGTTATCTTTCCGGATAAAGCGGGCACATGCGAGCTTTATGAGGACGAAGGAAATTCGATTGGTTACACAAGAAGCGCTTTCGCTCGGACCAGAATATCATACTCGAGAGAGGATCGAAGCTCAATAAGACTCACAATAGAACCACTCTCCGGACACTATGAGGGAATGCCACAGGTGAAATCCTACGAAGTTAGACTCATGAACGTTTTACCTGTGGAATCTGTAATCGGTGGCGGATCCGGTACAAAATGGAATTATGACGGCGACAGGTTGATGGCAACAGTATTCATTCCCAGTGCAAGCGTACACAGGAGAATCAACATGAAGATTTCTTTTGCTCCGTCGGTTGATGACGAACAGCTTTATGGGATGGCAGGCAAAATAAAACGCTTGAAGGAAGGGATGGATATCTTGAATCATCTCTGGCCGGAAGATTGGTCGCCAGACTCGCTCATCGTAGCGGCTCAAACCGGAGACCGCATTTCTCTTTTTCCAAAGACAGCGGCGGCCGAAGTCAAACGGTTTTATTCGATTCTTCCGCTGCTCACTACCCAAATAGAGGGGCTGAAGGGAGACAAGACAATTGTTAATCGCGCGCTCGTCAGACTCGAAGGAACGCTGACAAAGTAATTCGGCTATCAGTCAGACCTCATCGCGCAGATTATTCTCTGATCTTCAGCGAGAACTGACAAAATTAACAACGACTGCCAATTTGTCATCCCAGGGCATTGGATTGGCATCGGATATCAACCAGTCCCCTCCGTATGATCCCTAAACGCTTCGGTTTGGCCGTTTTGTAGTGGCATGCAGATTGCCCGAATATGGTCACATGCAAATTTTCATGAAAGACGATTCAAACAAAGGAGAGATATAAGATGGCGAAAATTATTGGAATTGATCTGGGAACAACCAATTCATGTGTCGCAGTGATGGAGGGAAATACGCCGACCGTTATCGCGAACGCTGAAGGGGCCCGGACGACACCTTCAATCGTTGCCCAGTCAAAGACAGGAGAGTGGCTGGTTGGCGCTCCTGCGAAGAGGCAAGCAATAACGAATCCCCAGAATACTGTTTTCTCGATCAAGAGATTCATGGGACGATTCTATAATGAGGTGACGGAAGAGATGTCACGCGTACCTTATAAGGTTGTCAAGGGGCCGAACGATTCTGCGCGCGTCGAGATTTCCGGGAGGCAGTACTCGCCGCCCGAAATAAGCGCAATGATACTTCAGAAGATGAAGCAGACCGCGGAAGATTACCTCGGCGAGAAGATCACTGAAGCAGTAGTGACGGTCCCTGCTTACTTCAATGATGCTCAGCGTCAGGCCACCAAGGAGGCGGGAGAGGTCGCGGGATTGAACGTGCGCCGGATTATCAATGAGCCGACTGCCGCGGCACTCGCCTATGGTCTCGACAAGAAAACCAAGAATCTTAAAGTCGCCGTGTACGACCTTGGGGGCGGTACGTTCGATATTTCCATCCTCGAGCTCGGTGACGGCGTGTTCGAAGTGAAATCGACAAACGGTGACACTCACCTCGGCGGCGATGATTTCGATATGAAGGTCATGAACTATATCGCGGATGAATTTTTCAAGAACGAGAAGATCGATCTCAGAAAAGATCCCATGGCGCTGCAAAGGTTGAAGGAAGCCGCTGAAAAGGCGAAGATGGAACTGTCGACCCAGCTTCAAACTGAAATAAATCTTCCGTTCATCACTGCGACCCAGGACGGGCCGAAGCATATGAACATGACACTGACGAGAGCGAAACTCGAACAGCTGGTTGCGGATCTGATTCAGCGTACGGTCGACCCTGTCAAGAAAGCACTCTCCGACGCTAAGCTGTCGCCGGCAGAAATCGACGAGGTGATTCTCGTGGGTGGGATGACAAGGATGCCGAAGGTGCAGGAAACTGTGAAGACATACTTCAACAGGGAACCGCACAAAGGAGTCAACCCCGACGAGGTCGTCGCGATAGGAGCGAGCATCCAGGGCGCCGTTCTGACTGGAGAGATAAAAGACGTT
Proteins encoded:
- the dnaK gene encoding molecular chaperone DnaK, with the protein product MAKIIGIDLGTTNSCVAVMEGNTPTVIANAEGARTTPSIVAQSKTGEWLVGAPAKRQAITNPQNTVFSIKRFMGRFYNEVTEEMSRVPYKVVKGPNDSARVEISGRQYSPPEISAMILQKMKQTAEDYLGEKITEAVVTVPAYFNDAQRQATKEAGEVAGLNVRRIINEPTAAALAYGLDKKTKNLKVAVYDLGGGTFDISILELGDGVFEVKSTNGDTHLGGDDFDMKVMNYIADEFFKNEKIDLRKDPMALQRLKEAAEKAKMELSTQLQTEINLPFITATQDGPKHMNMTLTRAKLEQLVADLIQRTVDPVKKALSDAKLSPAEIDEVILVGGMTRMPKVQETVKTYFNREPHKGVNPDEVVAIGASIQGAVLTGEIKDVLLLDVTPLSLGIETLGGVMTPLIQANTTIPTRKSEVFSTAADNQTSVEIHVLQGERPMANDNRTLGRFILDGLPPAPRGLPQIDVAFDIDANGILHVTAKDKATSKEQSIRITSSSGLSREEIDRMKKAAEEHAAEDKSKKEEVETRNQADNLIFQSKKQLQEFGEKIPADKKKTLEDAIQKLETSAKTASLSELKSEIEVLNKAWSEAATYMYQQAQSQPQGGQQQQGPQQGTTEEKGPGPENADYEIIDDKDKK
- a CDS encoding TIM-barrel domain-containing protein codes for the protein MKSLTRWTFQQFVPLVALCLAVYVQDSRAQEYRSMASPKSEVISGLARFTVLTRQMIRLEWSSDGKFEDRPSLVFVNRDLPTPGFAVFSDGGWLVINTGKLVLRYLKNSGEFTATNLSISLEVDGKKITWQPGTPNSGNLLGTIRTLDGVKGSIGLEPGLLSRDGWSLIDDSDHPLFDDSKWSWVEPRPNGNHQDWYFFGYGHEYKKELGDYVKVAGRIPMPPRYAFGTWWSRYWAYTDEELKGLVNQFSAFNLPLDVLVVDMDWHQTFDLRWSRSVVDQAGQAKGWTGYSWDKILFPDPADFMKWCKNRGLKLTFNLHPAAGIEPWEDHYPAMALAMGIDPATKKYVPFDITDKTFAENYFKIIIDPLEREGVDFWWMDWQQWDTTRIHGLNPTWWINYAFYTHMEREDNERPMILSRWGGLGDHRYEIGFSGDVITDWSSLAFQPYFTSTAANVGFGYWSHDIGGHIPGTVSPELYTRWVQWGAFSPILRTHTTRNAESERRIWAFPYPYFNAMKDAIELRRSLMPYIYTAARETYDTGISLVHPLYYDYPDQPESYSFEDEYMFGDDIMVAPVVGPMAGDTLLTLQDVWIPPGSWIEWYSGRKFVGPAVVKRRFAIDEIPVYVKQGSIIPATDQTSHNLLKPIDQITLVIFPDKAGTCELYEDEGNSIGYTRSAFARTRISYSREDRSSIRLTIEPLSGHYEGMPQVKSYEVRLMNVLPVESVIGGGSGTKWNYDGDRLMATVFIPSASVHRRINMKISFAPSVDDEQLYGMAGKIKRLKEGMDILNHLWPEDWSPDSLIVAAQTGDRISLFPKTAAAEVKRFYSILPLLTTQIEGLKGDKTIVNRALVRLEGTLTK